From a single Eleginops maclovinus isolate JMC-PN-2008 ecotype Puerto Natales chromosome 20, JC_Emac_rtc_rv5, whole genome shotgun sequence genomic region:
- the LOC134882366 gene encoding globoside alpha-1,3-N-acetylgalactosaminyltransferase 1-like, giving the protein MVLFPFCKKPAGPVRVSKIQLVLYCFLLSLIIYLLHGRKTGVDVKSPHPLFHALGMDRGKVMTDMNVIKAAALQTPLETPWGDPIVWGDNRKSAMRRAEFAQQEIHTGLLAFVVGTYARFVHRFLSSAETHFLPGQMVTYYILTDNPNSVDPPIQLGPKRELKVVPIAELPGWDRLARRRMPLLADAIRNPIGREVDYIFCADIDQEFMAPVGEEILGDLVATLHPELYGMPRNAFPYETEEVSSACVEDDEGDYYYTSELYGGLVSEMHKLARACSLLILQDHANGVVAKGLEESYLNRYLIDHRPTCVLSPEYSWWDSGLAPDVPVQRIVSLGRQYEA; this is encoded by the exons ATGGTGCTGTTCCCATTCTGCAAGAAGCCTGCAG GGCCAGTAAGAGTGAGCAAGATACAATTGGTCCTGTACTGTTTTCTCCTGTCTCTTATCATAT ACCTCCTCCATGGACGTAAAACTGGTGTCGATGTGAAGTCACCTCATCCTTTATTTCATGCATTGGGAATGGACAGGGGAAAAGTAATGACagacatgaatgtcatcaagGCAGCAGCACTACAAACTCCTCTGGAGACGCCATGGGGGGATCCTATAGTGTGGGGAGACAATCGAAAGTCAGCTATGCGCAGGGCTGAATTTGCACAACAGGAAATCCATACAGGTCTCCTGGCCTTCGTGGTGGGAACATACGCTCGGTTCGTGCACCGTTTCCTCTCTTCGGCTGAGACACACTTCCTCCCCGGTCAGATGGTCACCTACTACATTCTCACGGACAATCCCAACTCTGTGGACCCCCCCATCCAGTTGGGACCAAAACGAGAGCTGAAGGTGGTTCCTATCGCAGAGCTGCCTGGATGGGACAGGTTGGCCCGTCGTCGCATGCCCCTTTTGGCCGATGCCATCAGGAACCCTATCGGCAGAGAGGTTGATTACATCTTCTGTGCTGACATCGATCAGGAGTTCATGGCCCCTGTGGGAGAGGAGATCCTCGGAGACCTGGTGGCCACTTTGCACCCAGAGCTCTATGGGATGCCACGAAACGCGTTTCCATACGAAACTGAAGAAGTGTCGTCTGCTTGCGTGGAAGACGATGAAGGAGACTACTACTACACCTCTGAGTTGTATGGAGGGTTGGTTTCTGAGATGCACAAACTGGCCCGAGCATGTTCTTTGCTCATTCTGCAGGATCACGCTAACGGGGTGGTGGCCAAGGGCCTCGAGGAGAGCTACCTGAACAGATACCTGATCGACCACAGGCCAACATGTGTGCTGTCCCCAGAGTACAGCTGGTGGGACTCAGGCCTGGCTCCTGACGTGCCTGTACAGAGGATAGTGTCTCTGGGAAGGCAATATGAGGCCTGA